One Spodoptera frugiperda isolate SF20-4 chromosome 10, AGI-APGP_CSIRO_Sfru_2.0, whole genome shotgun sequence genomic region harbors:
- the LOC118277725 gene encoding cyclin-dependent kinase 11B-like has product MSYHQDESGLEQTAIVGYNNHTNKNLENESTNQEDKPETEVAQFHLDLQNCRSFEEFQFLNKVKEGTYGVVYRGSDKKTGDIVALKHLKTNNGTTGFSIAVQREIDLLMKLEHINIITGHEVAVGPRSDEVFVVMEYVPHEVKNLMQTMRNNRLTFGPEHVKCIMIQLLTAVQYLHDSSVFHRDLKTSNILLTEDGILKVADFGLAREYERPDKQYSPDVATLWYCAPELLLDTKTYGTPIDMWSVGCIFGELITLQPLLPGTSQFNQLKIMYEVLGTPSDTVWPGYSALPLVSEIIFDEFPSGGLRKKINQDLLSDNGFSLLVELLTYDPSKRVTATEALLHPYFNEEPAAIEPAMFMSSLWLEDSGSDAEDHEQYCGSDTEDHGKYYGSDTWYDESYYSTDSEEDLTSNASSSDGSILNTDDDTTE; this is encoded by the coding sequence ATGTCTTACCATCAAGACGAAAGTGGTCTGGAACAGACCGCCATAGTTGGATACAACAACCATACCAACAAGAATTTGGAAAACGAGTCAACAAATCAAGAAGATAAACCAGAAACCGAGGTTGCTCAGTTTCACTTAGATTTACAGAACTGTAGATCGTTTGAGGAGTTTCAATTTCTCAATAAAGTCAAAGAAGGCACATACGGAGTCGTATACAGAGGGAGCGACAAGAAAACCGGCGACATAGTTGCcctcaaacatttaaaaacaaataatgggACGACAGGATTCTCCATCGCCGTGCAGAGAGAGATCGACCTATTGATGAAGTTGGAGCATATAAACATTATCACTGGACACGAGGTTGCGGTGGGCCCCAGAAGCGACGAGGTATTCGTAGTAATGGAGTACGTACCTCAcgaggttaagaatttaatgCAGACAATGCGCAACAACCGACTTACGTTTGGCCCTGAACACGTTAAGTGTATTATGATTCAGCTGCTAACCGCCGTTCAATATCTACACGACAGCAGTGTATTTCACCGGGACCTCAAAACCTCCAACATTTTACTAACAGAGGATGGTATACTGAAGGTGGCAGATTTTGGCTTGGCCAGAGAATACGAACGCCCTGATAAGCAATATTCGCCAGATGTAGCAACACTATGGTACTGTGCGCCAGAATTGCTGCTAGACACCAAGACATACGGCACTCCCATAGACATGTGGAGTGTCGGTTGCATATTTGGTGAGCTGATTACTTTACAGCCACTGCTGCCCGGGACCTCTCAGTTCAATCAGCTAAAAATAATGTACGAGGTTTTGGGGACACCTTCAGACACAGTTTGGCCCGGCTACAGCGCATTGCCATTAGTTAGTGAAATAATATTCGACGAATTTCCATCGGGCGGATTGCGCAAAAAGATAAACCAGGACCTACTCTCGGATAATGGGTTTTCTTTGCTGGTTGAATTGTTAACGTATGATCCATCAAAACGGGTGACAGCAACTGAAGCATTGCTGCACCCTTACTTTAACGAGGAGCCGGCGGCAATAGAGCCGGCCATGTTCATGTCTTCGCTGTGGTTAGAGGACTCCGGCTCTGACGCGGAAGACCACGAGCAGTACTGCGGCTCTGACACCGAAGACCACGGGAAGTACTATGGCTCCGACACGTGGTACGACGAGAGTTACTACAGCACTGACTCGGAAGAGGATCTCACCTCTAACGCAAGTTCTTCCGATGGCAGCATTCTGAACACCGATGACGACACGACGGAATAA
- the LOC126911185 gene encoding cyclin-dependent kinase 2 homolog, giving the protein MVQLLTAIQYLHHSNVFHRDLKPSNILITEDGILKVADFGLAREYEGPHKQYSPDVATLWYCAPELLLDTKTYCTPIDMWSVGCIFTEVIVFQPLFVTESVKEVLRL; this is encoded by the coding sequence ATGGTACAATTGCTGACCGCCATTCAATATCTCCACCACAGCAATGTATTTCACCGTGATCTCAAACCATCTAATATTCTTATTACTGAAGATGGTATACTGAAGGTGGCAGATTTTGGCTTGGCCAGAGAATACGAAGGCCCTCATAAACAATATTCGCCAGATGTAGCAACACTATGGTACTGTGCGCCAGAATTGCTGCTAGACACCAAGACATACTGCACTCCCATAGACATGTGGAGTGTCGGGTGTATATTTACTGAAGTAATTGTGTTCCAGCCACTGTTCGTCACTGAATCAGTAAAAGAAGTACTCCGGCTCTGA